One part of the Vicia villosa cultivar HV-30 ecotype Madison, WI linkage group LG6, Vvil1.0, whole genome shotgun sequence genome encodes these proteins:
- the LOC131608974 gene encoding aspartic proteinase 36-like: protein MNITTATISLLFTFLLAISTVAANHGVFNVKYKFADDQQRSLSVLKAHDYRRQMSLITGVDLPLGGTGRPDSVGLYYAKIGIGTPSKDYYLQVDTGTDMMWVNCIQCKECPTRSNLGMDLTLYNIKDSSSGKLVPCDQEVCKEINGGLLTGCARNTNDSCPYLEIYGDGSSTAGYFVKDVVLFDQVSGDLKTDSANGSVIFGCGARQSGDLSYTNEEALDGILGFGKANYSMISQLSSSGKVKKKFAHCLNGVNGGGIFAIGHVVQPKVNTTPLLPDQPHYSVNMTAVQIGHTFLNLSTDASEQGDKKGTIIDSGTTLAYLPDGIYQPLVYKIISQQPDLKVQTLHDEYTCFQYSGSVDDGFPNVTFYFENGLSLKVYPHDYLFLSEGFWCIGWQNSGMQSRDSKNMTLLGDLVLSNKLVFYDLENQVIGWTEYNCSSSIKVRDERTGTVHLVGSHLISSSYAQNTNLVTILFPIVLLLMLIY, encoded by the exons ATGAACATCACCACCGCAACAATCTCACTGTTATTCACTTTTCTCCTCGCGATTTCAACTGTCGCCGCCAACCACGGCGTTTTCAACGTGAAATACAAGTTCGCCGACGATCAACAACGCTCTCTCTCCGTCCTTAAAGCTCACGATTACCGCCGTCAAATGTCTCTCATCACCGGCGTTGATCTTCCGCTAGGCGGAACCGGTCGTCCTGATTCCGTCGG GCTTTATTATGCTAAAATTGGAATCGGAACTCCTTCGAAGGATTATTATTTGCAAGTGGATACTGGTACTGATATGATGTGGGTGAATTGCATACAGTGTAAAGAATGTCCTACCAGAAGTAACCTTGGT ATGGATCTTACGCTCTACAACATAAAGGATTCCTCCTCAGGTAAATTGGTTCCATGTGATCAAGAGGTCTGCAAAGAGATAAACGGGGGTCTTCTGACTGGATGTGCTCGTAATACTAATGATTCATGTCCATATCTGGAGATATATGGTGATGGGAGCTCCACTGCAGGTTACTTTGTTAAGGATGTTGTACTATTTGATCAAGTTTCTGGGGACCTTAAAACTGATTCGGCTAATGGAAGTGTTATATTTGG GTGTGGTGCTAGGCAATCGGGAGATCTAAGTTATACAAACGAAGAAGCACTTGATGGAATACTTGGATTTGGAAAAGCTAACTATTCAATGATATCACAACTTTCTTCTTCTGGCAAAGTTAAAAAGAAGTTTGCTCATTGCCTAAATGGAGTAAATGGAGGCGGTATATTTGCGATTGGGCATGTTGTACAGCCTAAAGTCAACACGACTCCATTATTACCTGACCA GCCACATTACAGTGTCAACATGACGGCAGTTCAAATTGGCCATACTTTCCTTAATCTCTCAACAGACGCATCTGAGCAAGGAGACAAGAAAGGGACAATAATTGACAGCGGTACAACCTTGGCCTATCTACCTGATGGGATCTATCAGCCCCTAGTATATAAG aTAATTTCTCAGCAACCCGACCTAAAAGTTCAAACTCTCCATGACGAGTATACATGCTTTCAATATTCTGGAAG TGTTGATGATGGATTTCCAAATGTcaccttttattttgaaaatggaCTCTCCTTGAAGGTTTATCCACACGATTATTTATTCCTATCT GAAGGTTTTTGGTGTATCGGTTGGCAAAATAGTGGGATGCAATCTAGAGATAGTAAGAATATGACTTTATTGGGAG ATTTGGTGCTTTCAAATAAACTCGTCTTTTATGATCTCGAAAATCAGGTTATTGGATGGACGGAATACAACT GTTCATCGAGTATTAAAGTAAGGGATGAAAGGACCGGAACAGTTCATTTAGTTGGTTCACACCTTATATCTTCCTCTTACGCTCAAAATACCAACTTGGTCACAATTTTATTTCCAATTGTACTACTTCTCATGTTGATTTATTGA
- the LOC131608975 gene encoding probable protein phosphatase 2C 33 yields MTQAVQALSRYGTDFVAEGRGSGSDAECLGGFECFLNIVRALGMGSCISEVGAGGSPPLLTYSQELNVDGKRKRIRGSSTMDYKVPGRMFLNGSSDVASMYCKQGRKGVNQDAMLVWENFCSKEDTIFCGVFDGHGPYGHRVAKKVRDSFPLKLGAQWDLHLKNEDGFSNQNGAATSYNSEEQIRQVGEHFDHELDGSNAILALRESFLKASKIMDKELKLHRDIDCFCSGTTAVTLIKQGLNLVIANVGDSRAVLGTRDHADSLIAVQLTIDLKPNLPKEEERIRHRKGRVFSLKNEPDVSRVWLPNSDFPGLAMARAFGDFCLKDVGLISVPDVSYHRLTEKDEFVVLATDGIWDVLSNEEVVEIVASAPQSTAARILVESAVHAWRTKFPFCKVDDCAAVCLFLNSDSESKADDNTTDKSMPDATMDPVDQSSLPSENGIGVEAEKPQ; encoded by the exons ATGACTCAG GCTGTGCAAGCGTTGAGTCGTTACGGAACGGATTTTGTTGCGGAAGGGAGGGGTTCGGGTTCAGATGCGGAGTGTTTAGGTGGTTTTGAATGTTTTCTGAACATTGTGAGGGCTTTGGGGATGGGATCTTGTATATCGGAGGTTGGTGCTGGTGGTTCGCCGCCTCTGCTAACTTATTCGCAGGAATTGAATGTTGATGGGAAGAGGAAGAGGATAAGGGGTTCTTCTACCATGGATTATAAGGTGCCTGGGAGGATGTTCTTGAATGGGTCAAGTGATGTTGCTTCTATGTATTGTAAGCAAGGAAGGAAAGGAGTCAACCAAGATGCTATGCTTGTTTGGgag AACTTTTGTTCGAAGGAGGACACCATTTTTTGTGGTGTTTTTGATGGTCATGGACCTTATGGCCATAGGGTTGCAAAAAAAGTTAGGGATTCTTTCCCTTTAAAGCTTGGTGCACAATGGGATTTGCATCTTAAGAATGAAGATGGATTCAGTAATCAAAATGGTGCTGCCACAAGTTATAATTCTGAAGAGCAAATTAGACAGGTTGGCGAGCACTTTGATCATGAGCTCGATGGATCAAATGCTATCTTGGCATTAAGAGAATCCTTTTTGAAGGCTAGCAAGATTATGGACAAAGAACTGAAACTGCACCGTGATATTGATTGCTTTTGCAGCGGGACTACTGCAGTCACCTTGATCAAGCAG GGGCTGAATCTTGTTATTGCAAATGTGGGGGATTCAAGAGCTGTATTGGGAACCCGAGATCATGCCGATTCTCTTATTGCCGTTCAGTTGACCATTGACCTTAAGCCTAATCTTCCAA AGGAAGAAGAGAGGATTAGGCATCGTAAAGGAAGGGTGTTTTCTCTTAAGAATGAACCTGATGTGTCTCGAGTTTGGCTGCCTAACTCTGATTTCCCTGGTCTGGCTATGGCACGGGCTTTTGGAGATTTTTGCCTAAAGGATGTTGGGTTGATTTCTGTTCCAGATGTCTCATATCACCGCCTTACAGAGAAGGATGAATTTGTTGTCTTAGCAACAGACGGG ATTTGGGATGTTTTATCAAATGAAGAAGTTGTGGAGATTGTGGCATCTGCACCGCAATCTACCGCTGCTCGAATATTGGTTGAGTCAGCTGTTCATGCTTGGAGGACAAAATTCCCTTTCTGTAAGGTTGATGATTGTGCTGCAGTGTGCCTCTTCCTCAATTCAGATTCAGAGTCGAAGGCCGATGATAATACCACAGACAAGTCGATGCCAGATGCAACAATGGACCCAGTTGATCAATCATCTCTACCTAGCGAGAATGGAATTGGAGTGGAAGCTGAAAAACCGCAGTGA